The window GGCCGTGTCTTCCAATGAGCGGTGGTCAGAGGTCCACACAACGACCTCGTTGTTCTTGAAGAGGGATAGATTCACTGGGTGTTCCCCTCCAGCATGATAATAGAAGGTGAAGTAGTAAATGCCTGCAGTAGGTGCTGCGAAGATacctgtgaaaacaaaaaaatattctaacaACTGGCACAGCTTTGGAAAGTCTTGAAAGTGCTCTCATTATCTATTGCAACTTACTGAAGCGATTAAGCTTCCACATATACTTCAGGTCACTTTACAATCGCTCTTTCATAGCTTTaactgaaaaagtcagaaataaacatttcatttgacatATTGTAGTTAATATTATCTCAAAAAAGAGAGATGCCATTGCCGGTCGTTCCTTGTACCCATAATTCTATCATAGTAAAATGGTAATATTCACCGTGTTAGTTAAGCCTGTTAGCATGCCAGCGTTTGATAATTGGCAACAAACATATACTACGGCttaggctgatgggaatgtcattagctttgcaggtatttggtcataaaccaaaggaGTGGACTTAATGAAAATATGACTAGATGATGTCCCTAGATTTTTCTCTTAAACCACAAATTTCatcctcatggtggcgctagaggaaaagtcagatgTTTGCCAAAGTTGGAAGGATTCATAGTCTGGATTCCATGAAACGTCATATACTCATAGCATGGCAAATGTATGTGTCCAGGTTCAAGGCCTTTAAACACAATGGAGGGTATTTAAGTAATATTcaagtcaatatattttttcaaactgttgtttttgtcatgaatactttcacaaAGAACTggttttgtcatgtttgttcTGTAAAGACTAAAGGTTGTGCGTATAATTAGAGgaccaaataaaaacattttgacaactTGACCATTTTGCATGCACTTTAGTGAAAGTTTCTTACTAAAGCTAATCAGCTGCTGCTATTGCGTCAGATCATAAggtaaaaatagttttaaaacaacaaaaggttCACATACGTAACATTAAGCAAGCTTTTTCCTGCACTGCACAACTCATCAAGCAGAAAtcaatgaaaagtaaaatgaatgccctgattatttacatttaatttatatgaCATTTTCGTTTATAAAGATATTGTAGAAAGTGTCAGTACTAAGTACATACCGGTAACTGGACTGTAGGCATTGCCGACGTTTGTTATCACTCTTCTGTAGATTAAAGTTGTGTCTGTATTAAAGGGTCCAATGGCTCCATTTACACCTGTTGCTGCACTGAATACTAcagtgttgttttctgtttacaacaaaaaaaagaattgtgacCACGTCATTTCGTAAATGTATTCCCATAGTTCcattttgttgttcacaacaCACATAATAATTCTTCATAGAAGTATTTCAATAAATCAGAGATAGGGTTTCACTTTACCTTTCCCCTTCAGTTCAAGAATCTGTCTTTCACTGTCCGTCAGCCTGGTTTCACTGTCTTTCAGCCTGGTTTCACTGTCCTTCAGCCTGGTTTCACTGTCCTTCAGCCTGGTTTCACTGTCCTTCAGCCTGGTTTCGCTGTCCTTCAGCCTGGTTTCACTGTCGTTCAGCCTGGTTTCGCTGTCCGTCAACCTGGTTTCACTGTCGTTCAGCCTGGTTTCGCTGTCCGTCAGCCTGGTTTCACTGTCCTTCAGCCTGGTTTCACTGTCCTTCAGCCTGGTTTCCATAGCTCCCAGTTTTTCTCTCATGGCACCAAACTCTTTCAGGAGGTTGCACATGTCAGGAAAGCATGACTGTGTTTCTATAGTGTCTTCTATTTCAGTAGCAGTACTATTATCCTGGGTCGAAGTCAAGCTGCAGAACAgcgacaaaaacaataaaagtgggAAATTCATTCTCCAAGTCAATTCAAGACTGCTCATGCAACAGAATCCTGACTGATGTGATCCCTCTGGCTGCTTTTATGTTGTCTGAAGATGAACAACCCCTTTAAAACAAGGATTATCATGTAATCAGAAAGTGGTAATGATTACATTTACTGGCAACCTGTTAAACTTTTGATATCCTAGAGCAAGgtaaacagaaatgtgtcacaATTTTTCAATGACCTTAAGTAACTTTTGGTTACTTTGGAAAGATGAATGTGTGTCAGGGGTTATTATGGCAAATCAACGGAGAAATGAAGTTAGTTGGAGGAaatcctttttaatttaaatgtattctaatTATAAACCGCTATTTGATTCTCTTTGCTTTACAGATTCATAAGCAGCTGTATTTATTGAACAgtttcagaaaaaacacacatttcttgaACATAAATTTCAACAGATGACATGAGTGTAGTGATATctgctgaaaatgtttttccacaATAAAACTGTCAGACTTATGACATAAACAGAGAGaactcatttttatttacttttcttaaTTTACAATAGGAGGAACTTTATTCTGTCTAAGTTGATTTTGAACTTAGACAGAAGAAAGGAGACAGAGTTTAAGCGCGCAGCTTTCCTtgaagtggaaataaaaaagtttgttCTCACAAATTCCCAAAATTAATCCTGACATATTTGGCATCTTTGGAAATGTAAGGGTCCAAACTAAGATTTAAGAGAAAGTTCTGTGTATTTGAATAATGTTAGACTACACAGTATGAGTTTGTATGACATACAGGCAGGCCAGAGCTTGTTGAGGGGTAAATTAAGTATTGTCCGTTCATGTGAAATGGtctgtttttttgctgattatTACTACTCATACTCATAATTTTAAAGTGTTGGATTACAGACACAGGAATTACTGATGATTCCACATGTATAATAAGCCATTATAAGAGATAACTTGCTAATACTCCTAACAAAATAACCATGAAAGTGACGGCAGGACGTCTTTAATGCTGTTACCTGTGAATTGTCTGTAGGCATTTACAATGTTGGTTATAACTTTTTTGTAGATGAAGGTTGTCTCTGTGTTGAAAGGTCAAATTAAATGTCTTGATCCAGCTTCTGCACTGAACATCAACTTTGTTCTCTCTATGCAAAGcgaaaaatatcctcatcacattttgtaattttgcaCAACTCACACTTTGCTTATTAAGGCTTATGCTTTTCATTAAACTCTTCAAACCAATCAAAAAGCTTCACTCTACCTTGGTTCCTCATCTCCACAATCTGTTTATCATTGCCCTTTAGCCTGGCTTCCAGAGCTGCCAGTTTTTCTTTCATGGCGTTGAACTCTGCCAGTTGATCACACATGTTGGGATGGcagtattttatgtttctgcttCGATTGTCCTTGCCTAAAGTCAGACTGCAGAACAGAGGCTTAACAGCAGAACTGTTATTCAACGTCTCTGTCACCAAATGATGGGATACCTCTGACTGCCTTTTCATGTTGCAATGTTGAACATTCTGTTtgaaacaaggcggattatgcaATGAGAAAATAGTTTTAACCACATTACTGGAAATCAGTTAACCTTTGATATGTCTCTGAATGTAAACATCAAAGAACTTCCCAGAAACTAATTTTattgtgacaaacaaaaaaacttctGCCAAATCACATGTCTCAGGTCTCCTTACCCTTTTTTATCCTTCATTCAAGGAGGGCCACAAGGGTCCTTGGTAACTTGCCGAGCAAGGtcgatttttctttttggaaacATGAGTAATTTCATGAATGTATTAAGGAGGCAAAGCTCGCCAAGGATATCATCCCATTGGTGACTGAAGAGATACATCTGCAGAAACATTGGGTGGATGGATCCATCAATGGCACTACAGCTGACAACTCGAAGTTCGCCAGCAAAGATGGTGTCCCAGTCTCAAGAGCCCCAGTACCAAGTACCCCGTTCTCCTGAGTGGCTCCGTCCCTGTGCCCGACCTCTTGAGTCAGTTCCCTGACAAGCCTGGTAGGCCGCCAGGTGGCGTCCCTTGAGGGAGGGGTACTGTTAGGTTTTGGTTTGGTTCTCTTTGTATTTTGTTAGtgtttctcctccccctctctctttctgtgtttccccagggcatgtgtgtgtgtgtgtgtgtgtgtgtgtgtgtgtgtgtgtgtgtgtgtgtgtgtgtgtgtgtgtgtggcaggagggCGTTGCTGGCTGCTGATTAGACACACCAGTTCTCAATCAGGTCATCAACCTCACACTACATAAGGTTGAATTCCACACCAACCCGGTGCGAAATTAAAATAGAACCTTGCGGcacaccacaggtaatgttagaaTTAGAGGATGAGTaattacctatggtgaccgaTTGTGTTCTGTCTGagaggtaaaaaataaaaccaactaagtgcagagtccttgatgcAAACCCAGTTTTTAAGCcggttgattaaaatggcatggtcTACTGTGGCAAAGGCTGCACTTCGAAAAGGATTAAAATCGAGCATTACCCCAGTCAGCTACTAAAAGGAGGTCATTGGATACCTTGAGGAGGGCGGTGTCTGTACTGTGTAAAGCTCTAAGACTGAAACTAAGACTGAAACTTCtcaagacacataaaagctaaAAGTTGGGTTGAGACCACTTTCTCTTAAACTTTTgatgaaaacagaagtttaGAAATTGGCCTAAAATTGCTAAGAACCGAGGATCAAGATTAGGTTTCTTTAAAAGAGGTTGGACCACAGCATGTTTAAGAGTATGAAACAGTTCCTGTTGCTAATGagctattaataatcaataaaatactgggCCCGACTTTATCAATAACCTCTTTAAGAAATTTAGTTGGTATAAAATCAAGGCTGCACGTGGTTGATTTCATACGGGATATGGTT is drawn from Anoplopoma fimbria isolate UVic2021 breed Golden Eagle Sablefish unplaced genomic scaffold, Afim_UVic_2022 Un_contig_8980_pilon_pilon, whole genome shotgun sequence and contains these coding sequences:
- the LOC129116762 gene encoding uncharacterized protein LOC129116762 isoform X2: MSSLELTWRMNFPLLLFLSLFCSLTSTQDNSTATEIEDTIETQSCFPDMCNLLKEFGAMREKLGAMETRLKDSETRLKDSETRLTDSETRLNDSETRLTDSETRLNDSETRLKDSETRLKDSETRLKDSETRLKDSETRLKDSETRLTDSERQILELKGKGIFAAPTAGIYYFTFYYHAGGEHPVNLSLFKNNEVVVWTSDHRSLEDTADNGGNAVFVQLQKGDQLFVRLQADTHVWGSLSSSFSGFLFSQV
- the LOC129116762 gene encoding uncharacterized protein LOC129116762 isoform X1; this encodes MSSLELTWRMNFPLLLFLSLFCSLTSTQDNSTATEIEDTIETQSCFPDMCNLLKEFGAMREKLGAMETRLKDSETRLKDSETRLTDSETRLNDSETRLTDSETRLNDSETRLKDSETRLKDSETRLKDSETRLKDSETRLKDSETRLTDSERQILELKGKENNTVVFSAATGVNGAIGPFNTDTTLIYRRVITNVGNAYSPVTGIFAAPTAGIYYFTFYYHAGGEHPVNLSLFKNNEVVVWTSDHRSLEDTADNGGNAVFVQLQKGDQLFVRLQADTHVWGSLSSSFSGFLFSQV